The Amycolatopsis coloradensis sequence CCGCGTTGCCGTAATGCCGCAGGCCCCATTGTTTACAGAGCCGGACGCTTTCCTCGTGGTATTCGGCGGCTTCGCGGAGCCGTCCGGCGGTCCAGTGGGCGAGGCCGAGCCCGTTCAGGGCGATCAGCGAGATGTGGTGGTTGTCGATTCGTGAGCTGAGTTCGACCGCTTTCGTGTGACAAGCGATCGCGGAGTCGATCCGCCCGAGGGACAGGAGGGCGACGCCGACGTAGTTGATCTCCCTGGCCTCGGTCCGCTCATCGCCGATCCGCCGTGCGACCGCGAGCGCGCGCTCGTGGTGGCGCTTCGCCTCGTGCGGCTTCCCGAGTTGCGCGTACACCCGGCCGAGGAAATGCCGGCATTCCACCTCCGCCACCTGGTCCTGGCCGCAGAGCGCCAGCGCGCCGGTGACCTGGACCACGGCGTCGTCGTAGTCGCTGACGTTGTAGGCGATCATCCCGCGCAAGGCGAGCGCCACAACCTTGGCCCGTGTGTCGGCGGCCGCGTCCGCCGCCTTGAGCGCGGCGTTCGCCAGCGCCACGCCGTCCGCGGCGTATCCGCAGCCGGAGAAATAGCCGCGCAGCGCGTCGGCCAGCTCCCGGCAGTAGCCGTGGAGCTCGGAAGAGATGGCCGCGCGCTCGGCGGCGGCGACCAGGTTCGGCCGCTCCTCGTCGAGCCAGCGCATCGCCGCTTCGTCGCCGTCGAACACGTCCCTGGCCACTGGATCCGTCGGCAGCAGCCTGCGGACCAGCGGAAACAGCCGTTCGTGAGCGGCGGCCGCCGTGCCGGCGTAGTGGTCGTACAACCGGATATCGGCCGCGGCCAGCTCGCCCGACGGCTCGTCGTCCCGGGCACACGCGGCCGCGAACTCCCGGAGCAGATCGTGGAACTGGTAGCGGTCGGCGCTGCGCCGGGACAGGAGATTGGCCGAGACCAGCCGGTCGAGCCACCGGCGTGTCCGTTCGGCCGGGCCGACGAGCGCGACGGCCGCCGCGAACGTGAAGGACGGGCCGGGTATCCGCCCGAGCAGCCGGAACGCCCGCCGGGCGGGTTCGTCCAGCGCCTGGTAGGAGAGCTGGAACGTGGCCTGTACCGCGATGTCCGGGTCGCCTTCGATGGCCAGTTCGGCGAGGCGGTCGGCTCGTAACGTCGCCACATAGCTCCCGACGGACGCGTGTTTCCCGCCGACCAGGTTCGCCGCCGCGATCCGCAGCGCCAGCGGCAGATGCCCGCAGAGATCGGCGAACTGGCCGACGGCTCCGGGCTCGGCGCCGACGACGTCCTCGCCGAGCAGCTGGGTGAGCAGCGCTCGCGTGTCCGGGGGTGTCAGCACGTCGAGGCTCAGCACCCGGGCGTCGTTGAGGACGGTCAGGCCACGCAGGTCGCCACGGCTGGTCACCAGCGCGACGCAACCCGAGTTCGGCGGCAGCAGCGGGCGGACGTGATCGGCGTCGGCGGCGTTGTCGAGCACCACGAGAACCCGGCGTCCGGCAAGCAGCGACCGGTAGAGCACGACCTGTTCGTCGAGCGTCACCGGCACCTGCCCGCCCGACACACCGAGGCCGCGCAGGCAAAGCGTGAGGGCCTGGGTCTTCGACACCGGGGAGGTCGACGCGTAACCGCGCAGATCGACGAACAGCTGACCGTCGGGAAACCGGTCGCGGACGCGGTGAGCCCACTGGACGGCCAGCGCGGTCTTGCCGATGCCGCCGGGACCGACGATCGCCATGGTCCGGTGCGCCGAAGCCAGGAACCCGTCCAACGTCTCCAGGTCCGACGTCCGCCCGGAGAAAGTGGGCAGGTCGGCCGGTAGCTGGCAGCCCGCCGGGGGAGTGGCGGGCAGGTCGTCCGGCTGGGTGAGGACCTCCTGATGGGCCGCGCGCAGCTGCATGCCCGGCTCGACGCCCAGCTCGTCGGTGAGCATCCGGTGCACGGTCCGGTAGGTCTCCAGCGCGTCCGCTCTCCGCCCCGATCGGTGCAGTGCGAGGATCAGCAGCGCCCACATTGGTTCCCGCCAGGGATTCTCGCGGGTGAGGGCGCCGAGATCGGCGATGATCTCGACGTGTTTGCCCAGTTCGAGGCTGACTTCGAGATAACGCTCGCGAGCCCGCAGCCGTTCCTGGCCGAGCTGGACGGCCGCTTCGCGCTGAAACGACTCGGCCGGCACGTCCGACAGCGCGTCGCCACGCCAGCAGGCCAGCGCCTCGGCCAGGAGCTCCCGTTCCCTTTCGGGTTCCGCGGTCTTCGCCCGGCCGACGAGCTGCCGGAACCGGAGCAGGTCAAGCCGCGCCGGTTCGAGGCGCATCAGGTAGCCGTCGGGGCGGGTTTCGATCATGGCGTTGTCGCCGAGCACCCGGCGCAGGCGCAACGCGTGGAGCTGGGCGGCCTTGCGTGCCGTCGGAGGCTGGTGTTCGCCCCAGAGATCCTCGGCGAGCTCGTCCAAGGACACGGTGGCGTTCGCCCGGAGCAGCAGCGCCGCGAGGACGACACGCAGCTTCGGTCCGCCGACCGCCACCGGCAGACCGTCGCGTGTCACCTCGAGCGGGCCGAGGATTCCGAAACCGAGACCGGATCCTTCCACTGTTTCTCCCCTTCCACGGGCACATCACTCATGGATCGAGAATGTGCCCGTGGTCGGAAGAGTACGTCCGGATCGCCCGGGATGGGAGGTTCGCCGGTTGTCAGCCGGTGCAGCGGTAGTCGGGCGCGGACCGCAGCCAGGAACATTCGAACCCGGCGGTGAGTGACCAACCGATCTTTTTGCCTTTCCAGTTCATATCCAACTGGGGCGCGTTACGGCGATTCCATTCGAGCGCGGCCGCGCCACCTCCGAATGTGTACTTGTCCGTCATCTTCGCCCAGGTCCGGTCGGCCCCTTGGGGACAGTCCTCGGTCATCCCGAAGCAGATCCATTGCTTCCGGTCGTCCCAGGTGTAGTCCTCGACGCTGCGCGACACCGATCCGTCGACGACCAGGAGGCTGCCCTCCACGAACAGCGCCGGTCCGGCCGCTTCGCCCATGGATTTCTGATCGACCGCGTACTTGAGCGAGTTCGAAATCGCGACACCCGTGGTGAAGCCGAAGCCGATCTTCCAGCCGTCCGTGATGTCGCCACTGGAGTCGATGCAGGTCTCGACACCGAGGACGATGCCCTCACCGGCGGATCCGGACACGCAAGAGAACAGCAGTCCTCCACCCGGGGTGTACGGCGGCGGCGCGATGCCCGTCTTCTCGGACGCCTCCTTGACTCGCTGCTTCCTGATGTCCTCCTTAACGATGGCCCTGGTGACGTTGTTCTCGCGCCACGCGTTGGCGGCCATGCATTCGAGGTTGCCCGCCGCGACCGCTTTGGGCGGACTCCCGCCACAGACCGTGTCGATCACGTACGACTCGATGGGGATCTGCCAGAACGTGACGTCCTCCTGGTCCTTGCGGGACACCACTCCCGACTTGTACGGCGTCGTCCGCCGAGCCGGTGCGGGCGCTCCCCACGGAGTGACGGGCTGCGCCTGCGCGGGCGGCGCGGGCGTGGACTTCGCCGGTGCTCGCGACCCGCTCTTACCGTTCCGGCAGTCGCCGTCGGGGCAGGACAGCAGACCGGACGGGTCACTCCTCGTGATCGGGCTGTTGTTGCTGTAGGCGTACCCGTTGAGCTGCTGCGGGTCCCCCGCGTCCAGCACGGGGTCGACCGAGATGAACCGGCCGGTGTCCGGGTCGTACTCCCGGGCGCCGAGGTGGGTCAGGCCGGTACTCGCGTCCTTGGTCCCGCCGACGAACCCGCGTTCCCCCGGGAAGGCCGACGCCTCGCCACGCGGGCCGCCGAACGGCAGCTGACGTCGGTTGGTGACCGCCAGCGTGCCGGAGTCCACCGCCGTCCGCGCGGTGCTCTGGTGATCCGATGCCAGCCACGTCAGTGCTCCGCGACCCTGGCGCATCGCGATCGCCTGGCCGCCGTGGCCGTAGTACCGGGTGACCGTCGGGTTGCCACCCGACGCCGAGAGCCGCAGTTCCTGATTGCCCAGGTACAACGTCGTTCCGGTCGGGTCGCGTCGGATCAGCCTGTCGCCGGACGGGCCGTACACGAACGAGGTCGCCTTGTCTCCCTTCGCCACCGACGCGAGCTTGCCCGTCTCATTCCACTTGAACGTCTCCGCGACGTCACCTGACGTCCGCGAAGCGAGTTGACCGGCGGCGTCGTAGGCGTACGAGGTGACACCGCCTGGCCCGGTCACCGAGCCGAGGGCGTGGGCGTGTCCGGGAACCTGACCGGTGTAGGTCCGGACGACGTCGCCCGCGGCGGCGTGCTGTGTCTCCGTTGCCCGGTTGCCGGCCTTGTCGTAGGTGAACGACTGCCAGTACGGCGCCGGGCCCCGCAGACTCGCCACGGACGGATCGGCGTCGCATGCCGAAGCGGGCGTCCACGCCTCCGTGAGCCGCTGGAGGCCGTCCATGCGGAAACACTGGACATCGCCGTTGAACTTGTCCGCGATCGACGTGATGGAACCGGCCGGGTCGTAGCCGTAGTGCAGGTCGGACAGCATCGGCGACGGCGTTTCGGCGTCCACGACGGACCGGGTCAGCCGCCGGTCGCTGTCGTCGTAGTACCGCGACAACCAGACCCGCTTCGTCCCGCTCCCCAGGGTGACCCGCTGCACCTCGCTGTAGCGGGTGAAGTCGGTCGCCGACACCAGTTCGACGGTCGAGCCTTCGTAACCGCCCCAGCTGGTGGCCAACGGCCCGAGTTCGTGATATCCGAAGCTGACGGTCTCCGCGGGCAGCTCACCGGCCGCCGGGTACGACTGGCTGGACAGGCCCCCGTCCGGGTTGTACCCGGTGTAGGAGTCGTACGTTCCCGCGAGCAGGCCTTCCTCGGCCGGGATGATCACGGACGTCCCGGTGGGCCGGTAGGCGGGATCGTAGCTGAGCACCTTCGAGGTGTACGCCCTTCCGTCCACGAACGAGGTCGACGACGCGGGTTTTCCCTTGCCCTTCGTCACCGTGTCGTACGTCCATTCCGTCAGCTTCTTCCCGCCGACGGAGCCCGAGAACTTCGCCGTCGGGCGGCCGAGGGCGTCGTAGCTGTAGGCCAGCACCTCACCCCGCGCGTCCCGCGCGGTGAGGATCTGCCCGGCGTCGTCGTAGGTCTTCGTGATCGTGCCGCTGTCCGGATCCTCACTGGTGGTCTGACGGCCGAGGAAGTCGTACCCGAATCGCCAGACCGCGCCCGAAGGGTCGGTCATCGTCGCGGTCCGGCCCGCCTTGTCGTAGGTGTACCGGGTCGAGTCGTACCCGCCTTGCCCGTCGTGCTGGCGCAGCTCGACCGCCTGGCCGCGCGCGTTCGTGTAGGTCGAGGTCGGCGTGCCCCCGGCGGGCGGGGTGACGTCCACGTGGTCGCCGAAGTACGCGGTGGTGGTCCGCCGCTTTTCGAACGCGCCCGCGAAGTAGATCGACGCGTCGGCACGTCCGGCCCCGTCGAAGTGCGACCGGGTGTGTCCCGGGACGTCCACATCGGACGCCACCCACAAGGCGTCGTCGACTGGTTTGTCGTTGTAGTACGGCTGGGTGGTCTTCCACGCCCGGCCCTGCGAGTCGTGCCGCGTGTCGGTGAGCAGCCGGCCGCCGCCGATCGCGGGCAGCTGCACCTGCCGCGCGCGCAGCAGCCCGTCGTAGATCGTGGTCCAGGAATGCTCGGCGCCGGTCGGGCCGATCCTGGTCGAGGTGACCACGGTCGGTTTGTCCCCGCGTACCAGGTACGCGGTCCGGACGGCCGGTACCTCGGGGTGAGCCGCCTTGGTCCAGGTCGGCGTCCACACCGCGACCGGGCGGCCGAGCGGGTCGTACTGGGTCTCCTTCTTTCTCGAGTTCGGGTCACTGATCAGGGTCGCGACACCCCAGGCCGGATCGAACGTCGTGGTCGTCACCAGCCCGCCCGGGACGGCGGTCGTGCCGGGACCGGTGACCACGGTCTTGGTGACCGGGCCGCCCAGCGCCGGGGTGTAAGCCGTCGTCGTGGTGCGGCCGAGCGCGTCCGTGGTCGATGCGACGCGGCCGTGCACGTCGTAGGTCGTCGTCCCGATCGTGAAGTACACCGGATCGGCCGCCGGACGCTCCTTCGCGATCTCCGTCTTCACCGCGTTGCCGAACGGGTCGAACGTCGTCTTGGTGTCCGACAACGCGTCCCGCGGGTACTCCACGGTCGCTCCACAGTGGACGGAATCCGACCAGGTGTGGCCTGCCAGGTTCATCAGCCAGGCGTTGTCCTTGCGCGTGTACTCGGTATGCGTGCACCGGTCGTCGTCGGCCGTGCCGACATCGCCGAGGTCGTTCACCTTGGTCGGGAGACCCAGTTCGTCGTAGGTGGTCTCGGTGCGCGTCTGCCGCCATCCGGTGCCTACCGCCGTGTACGCGCGCTCGACGCCGGTGCGCACGAGGTACGCCTTGTACGAGCCGCGTGTCGCCGTCGGGCCCTGTACCGAAGGCTCGGTGATCGTTTTGCTCACCCTAGGCGGATCCGGCTGGTTCGAAGGACCTTCCCGCTCGAACGTCGCGGTCTCGAATTCGGAGCCCGCCAGCCAGTCGGAGTCGGCGCGCACGCCACCTTCGGTGTCGGACACCGAGACCTGCCGCTTGCCGGAAGGCAGGTGATCGCCGTCCATGCCGCGGTGGAACCGCTGCTCGGTCATGGTGATCGGACCCGCCGGATCGTCCGCCGTGCCCGCCCGCACGCGGACCCGGCCGAACCCGCGGAACTCGTTCCAGGTCCGCTTGTCGTCCTTGGTGAACTCCGAGGTGTCCCAGTGCCAGGCCGCGCCGTCGAGGTACTCGTACCGTGTGGTCTCTTCGGGGAAGGTCGAGGTCGGCTGGCCGTCCACCTGCAGCCGGTCCGTCCGTGTCACCGAGGAGACCACGTACTTGTGGAAGTAGTCGGTCCGCTCGGCCATGTACTTCTTCGCCCAGCGCACCGGGAAGCACCGCTTGTCGTTGGTTTCCGGATTCGCGGGAAGGTTGTCGGACCTGCACTCCGACTCGTACCTGATCGAGGTGACCCCGCCGGTCTCGGACACGATCCCGCTGACCCGGTAGCGGATCAGCTCCGACACGCCGTCCCCCGGCTTCTCGACCCGGTTGTACAGCGGGGTGCCGTGGAACGTCACCGACGGCATCTCCGCGGTTCCGCCCGCCAGGCCGATGTGCTTGATGCCCTTGAGCCACAGCGCGGCCTTCTCGCCGTCACCGGGGTCGGGGTACTGCTGGTCCAGTTCCCAGCGGTCGACGTCGCCGAAGTCGTTGCCACGCCACACCTTCGTGGTCACCGACGCCAGCCGCTGCGTGGTCCAGAACGTCGGCGAGTGCGCGTCCGGGCAGGTGGCCTTGTCGCATTTGGCCTCCCACGGCACATCCGGCCAGTTGCCGGGCGCTTCCGGACGGCAGTCGCTGCCCGGCACGCACCGGTTCGCCGTCGTGAAGACGACTCGTCCGGACGGCTGGGTGACACCGTCGCGCAGGCCGTAGTCGATGTGGTCGAGGTGCCCGCCGCGGGTGTAGGAGACCGCGGCGTCCTTGCCGTTGAAGCCGTAGGAGTTCGACTCGGTGGTGTAGTGGAACCGCATCTCGTTGCCGTTGCGGTCCACCACGCGGTCCAGGTTCCACCGCCATGGCTGCGCGCACGACGAGGCGTCGAAGGTCGCGCCGTGGCAGGGCTCGCCGGAGTCGTCGCCGAACACCGGCACCGTCCAGGTCGATTCCTTGCCGGTGCCGAAGAAGTACTGCGTCCCGTCGACGGTCGTGATCTTCCAGTGCTCACCGTCGTTGTCGCCGTTGTCCGCGCCGGTGAACCGCTCGATCCGCGAGCCGTCGTCGGAGCGCGGCCGCCACTTCCCGGTCGCGTCGTCACGGATCAGCGTTCCGCCGGCGCCGCCGTAGGACGCGGTGGCGTTGTCGCTGCGCCAGCACAGGTCCGCCGCCTGCGGCTTCGCGTCGCCCTCGGTGTCGGCCGAACAACCCCCGTACATGCGCTCGATGAATCCCGAGGACAACGACCAGCCGTCACCGACCCACGACGGCTGGTTGTTGGTCACCGTCGTCCGGCCGTCCACGGCGGACGATCGGTAGGACAGCGCGAGACCCGGCGTCAGCCCGCCCGCCGCGGGCGGCACCCGCAGCGGGTATGACCAGGTGAAGTCGCCGGTCTGCGGCGAAACCGACCAGTTCGCCGACGGCGACAGTGGCGTCGCCGTCGCCGTTCCCGCGCCTTCCTGCGCGGGTTTGAGGGCCTGGTTGCCGGTCAGCGCGTTCGCCGAGGCGTGGTCGGTGCCGATGGTCCGCCACGACGGGCTCGTCACCGGTACGGAAGGGACGTTCGTGAGATTCGTCGACGGTCCGGCGGCCGATGCGGCGGGCGCGGCCATGGCCAGCAACAGGGACGCGCCCAGTTGCGCGGCGACCGCGAGGGTCAGGCAACGTCTCGTTCTCGAGCGCATCCGTTCACGCATCGTCGTTCCTCCCGTGTCCCCCAGTGGACAGATAGGCGGAATCGTGCGTAGCCCCGGCTTCAATCCGGTTTCAGCGGGGCTTCGCGGGAAACCAGGCGAACCAGGTGGTGAGCGATTCGCCGATTCCGGCTGTTCGGCAGCCGAAAATATCCGACGGTTCGCCGACCGTTCCCGACTCCTGCCGATAGTCCTCTGTGGACATACCTGCCGGATGTCGTCATCCGGCGAGGGGCAGCATCCCCCGCACACTCGTCGGTGGCCAAGGCAACCAAAGCGGCCAGTCGTGCGTGATCTCGTAGACAGCTTCCCGCGTTCCAAGGGGTATTCCATGCGTAAGGCCGTACTAAGCGCCGTACTCGGCGCGGCGCTCGCGTTCGCCGTCACCACCGCCCTTCCCATCACCGCGGCCGCCACCCCCTCGGTGGCGCCCTGCACCTGGGTCGCCTCCGACCTGCCCGTCCCCGTCGGAGCCAACGGTGGCTCGGTGGCCGTCGCCGGACCGAACGGGTACCTCGCCGGGTCGGTGTGGAAGGAGAACAAACGCGTGAACGTGCTGTGGCACAACCGCGAGGTCGTCGAAATGCCGCAGCCGCCGAACGGCGCCACGCTCCAGTTCTCCGCCATCAGTGGCCGCGGCGAGGTCGTGGGGTATCAGTCCTCGAGCGACGTCAGCGCGGGATTCCGTTACCACGAAGGCGTTTACGAGACCCTGCCGAGCCCGCCCGGGGTGAGGGCCACTGCCACCGCCATCAACGAGTCCGGTGACATCGTGGGGTACATCGGTGATGGACGAGTGCCCTACCAGGTCATCCTCTGGCCGGCGAACACTCCCGGCAGTTACCGGATCATCGCCGACGGCAAAGCGGTCGGTATCGACAACGCGGGCCGGGTGGTGACCGAGCCCGGGCTGGTGTGGTCGCCCGACGGTTCGACCCGGCAGCTGGCCGGGTACGGCGATCTCGTCATCCAGCGATACCAGGGCGAGCGGATCGTCGGCCTGTCATGGACCCAGGGTGAGCAGCTCATCGAGTGGGACGTGAACACCGGTGCCGTCCTGGGCAAGACACCGGGGACCGTCGCGATGGGCATCAACGCGAACGGCCTGCTCGCAGCGTGGTATTTCAACGACGCCGGCTCGCACACGCTCGGCATCTGGCGGAATCGAACCTTCACCGGCGACTTCGCCCCGGCCAGCAGGATCTCCGCGGTCACCGACGACGACCAGCTCGCCGGATCGCACGGCCCGGCGTCCCCCTGGGTGCCCGCTACGTGGAGCTGCGTTTCCGCGCCATGACCGGCGTTTCGGATCGAATCGACGTCGGCGACGGTACGGTCGTCGACGTCGAGTTCGGTGAAGATCCGCGGTAGGTGGTCCGCCCGCTGCTGGGTCCCCGTTCGGGGTCCATGGCTGGAGCGGTCGATGTGCCCCAGATGACCGGGGAGCGACGAGCGACTGCAACGGCAGGATGGAGCACACTACTTCAGAAACGCCCCAGGGATGAGAGATCTGGAATAGCCGAGGGCAGTACCGCAGAGGATCGCGAGACGTCGTGGCTGGAGAGCATTGAGATGTGAGGACCTGGGCGCGGTGACGGCGTAGGACGGCGAACTCGCCGAGCGACCCGACGAACACACCCCGGCATCAGCCGTCTCGCTCCAAGCGGCATCCGATCAATTACGGGGCGGGGTGGTGCAGGGTGGGTGGACACTGTGGGCATGGAGTTCTTCTGCTACCACCGTGATCGGCCCGGCTCCATGGCGCTGCGCAAAGAGCTGCTGGAAGAGCACTGGTCCTACATGGACCGGTACGCGACGGAGATGATCGCCCGCGGGCCGACCCTCGCTAGCGACGGCGACACGCCCACCGGCAGCGTGCACATCCTCGACCTGCCAGATCCCGCCGCCGCCCGCGCGTTCGCCTTCGACGAGCCCAACTACCAGGCCGGCGTTTACCGAGACGTGCTGCTGCGCCGATGGCACAACACGCTGGGGCGCACCATGTGGGATTTCCCCGGTGGCCGCACCGGTGGCAACCGGTATCTGGTGCTCGGCCTCGGCACGGGACGGGCAGCCGACCTCGCCCTGCCGCCCGATCGAAACGAGCTGATCGCGTATGGGCCGCTGATGTCCGACAACGACACAAGGTGGTTGGGCACAGCCGCGTTGGTCCGGGCACCGGACCCGGACACCGCACGCGCCGTCCTCACCCCTGACCGGTACGCCGACATCGAGGTCCACAACTGGCAGTTCGGCGGACGGCCGTCATGAACCGAGATCACCCGCGTGCCCTTTTGATCCGAGGGAATCTGCAGCTCGTCGGTGTGGATGGACTTGCGTCGGTACGGGGCCAAGGCCAGGACCATCTGGTCGGTTACATGGCTGAAGCAGGCGATGTGACCCCATTTGGCGGAGGTGAGACGGCGTGCTCCAGATTTGCTCCGGTAACTGAAGTTGGCCGCGCCGATTCTCAAGCCAAGGTGCAACGAAAAAACCGCCCTACCTCGGCGGATCTGCCAGGTGGGCGGTGTTTCGTGTTGTGGAGCTAAGGGGACTCGAACCCCTGACCCCCTCACTGCCAGTGAGGTGCGCTACCAGCTGCGCCATAGCCCCGGAGCGGATTTGTTCTCCGCATCTCGTGTGTCCATACATTACACCGCCCGCGGAGGCGGTTCACGCGGGGGTCACTCTATGCGGCCACGGGTGCCGCAAACCTCCGTGACCTGCATCTTCGCGACTTATTTTTAGCCGTGTATTGACTCCGCGTGTGACCGCCGTTACGTTTTCGACCATCGTGACGCCGAGGTCCCCGCCCGCTACGCCGCGTCTCCACTGGGCTCCGCCTCAGCTCGCCCTGCCCGAATGACGCGGAGGAGATCCTGATGAGGGCCAGAGCAGCCCTGATAGCCCTGTTTTCCCTGTTCGGAGCGCTGTTGGTGGTGGCTCCGGCAGCGCAGGCGGCCATCGTTCCCGACACCTGGTACACCGTGTCGACCACCGGTGGGAAGTGCGTGGACGCGCGTGCCGCCGGCACAGCGAACGGGACGGTCGTCCAGCAGTACGCCTGCAACCAGACCTTTTCCCAGCAGTGGCAGTTCGAGCCCACCTCGGACGGCTACTACCGGGTCAACACACGCAACGCCCCGGCGCAGGTGTGGGACGTCGCCGAGGTGTCGACGGCCGACGGCGGGCTGATCCACCTGTGGGCCTACGGCGGCGGGAACAACCAGCAGTGGCAGCCGGTCGAGGAATCGGGTGGGGCGTATCACTTCGTGAGCCGCAACAGTGGCAAGTGCCTGGACATCCCCGGCCTGTCGACCCAGGACAGCACCCAGCTTCAGCAGTACGCCTGCAACGGCACCGGCGCCCAGTCGTTCCGGCTCACCCCGGTCTCCGGCACCGCGAATCCCGACCTCGGGCCGAACGTGCTCGTCTTCGATCCGGGGATGTCGCAGTCGGCGATCCAGTCGCAAGTGAACAGCGTGT is a genomic window containing:
- a CDS encoding AfsR/SARP family transcriptional regulator, whose protein sequence is MEGSGLGFGILGPLEVTRDGLPVAVGGPKLRVVLAALLLRANATVSLDELAEDLWGEHQPPTARKAAQLHALRLRRVLGDNAMIETRPDGYLMRLEPARLDLLRFRQLVGRAKTAEPERERELLAEALACWRGDALSDVPAESFQREAAVQLGQERLRARERYLEVSLELGKHVEIIADLGALTRENPWREPMWALLILALHRSGRRADALETYRTVHRMLTDELGVEPGMQLRAAHQEVLTQPDDLPATPPAGCQLPADLPTFSGRTSDLETLDGFLASAHRTMAIVGPGGIGKTALAVQWAHRVRDRFPDGQLFVDLRGYASTSPVSKTQALTLCLRGLGVSGGQVPVTLDEQVVLYRSLLAGRRVLVVLDNAADADHVRPLLPPNSGCVALVTSRGDLRGLTVLNDARVLSLDVLTPPDTRALLTQLLGEDVVGAEPGAVGQFADLCGHLPLALRIAAANLVGGKHASVGSYVATLRADRLAELAIEGDPDIAVQATFQLSYQALDEPARRAFRLLGRIPGPSFTFAAAVALVGPAERTRRWLDRLVSANLLSRRSADRYQFHDLLREFAAACARDDEPSGELAAADIRLYDHYAGTAAAAHERLFPLVRRLLPTDPVARDVFDGDEAAMRWLDEERPNLVAAAERAAISSELHGYCRELADALRGYFSGCGYAADGVALANAALKAADAAADTRAKVVALALRGMIAYNVSDYDDAVVQVTGALALCGQDQVAEVECRHFLGRVYAQLGKPHEAKRHHERALAVARRIGDERTEAREINYVGVALLSLGRIDSAIACHTKAVELSSRIDNHHISLIALNGLGLAHWTAGRLREAAEYHEESVRLCKQWGLRHYGNAALVCLAETLCDLGRYAEADDVAREALVQGQEVGERRLEAGALEILATAARRRGRLAESIEGYTAALSLSRAINFRYGEVSILIGLAAAHRATGDPTGAVAHAELALTKMNETGMRVLECAALTELAAAQLDLGDLDAANRQVERALKIAKEDGQRLSQARALLVAERIRDFNGEAAAARENRTSALAILRELGVPESE
- a CDS encoding RHS repeat-associated core domain-containing protein produces the protein MRERMRSRTRRCLTLAVAAQLGASLLLAMAAPAASAAGPSTNLTNVPSVPVTSPSWRTIGTDHASANALTGNQALKPAQEGAGTATATPLSPSANWSVSPQTGDFTWSYPLRVPPAAGGLTPGLALSYRSSAVDGRTTVTNNQPSWVGDGWSLSSGFIERMYGGCSADTEGDAKPQAADLCWRSDNATASYGGAGGTLIRDDATGKWRPRSDDGSRIERFTGADNGDNDGEHWKITTVDGTQYFFGTGKESTWTVPVFGDDSGEPCHGATFDASSCAQPWRWNLDRVVDRNGNEMRFHYTTESNSYGFNGKDAAVSYTRGGHLDHIDYGLRDGVTQPSGRVVFTTANRCVPGSDCRPEAPGNWPDVPWEAKCDKATCPDAHSPTFWTTQRLASVTTKVWRGNDFGDVDRWELDQQYPDPGDGEKAALWLKGIKHIGLAGGTAEMPSVTFHGTPLYNRVEKPGDGVSELIRYRVSGIVSETGGVTSIRYESECRSDNLPANPETNDKRCFPVRWAKKYMAERTDYFHKYVVSSVTRTDRLQVDGQPTSTFPEETTRYEYLDGAAWHWDTSEFTKDDKRTWNEFRGFGRVRVRAGTADDPAGPITMTEQRFHRGMDGDHLPSGKRQVSVSDTEGGVRADSDWLAGSEFETATFEREGPSNQPDPPRVSKTITEPSVQGPTATRGSYKAYLVRTGVERAYTAVGTGWRQTRTETTYDELGLPTKVNDLGDVGTADDDRCTHTEYTRKDNAWLMNLAGHTWSDSVHCGATVEYPRDALSDTKTTFDPFGNAVKTEIAKERPAADPVYFTIGTTTYDVHGRVASTTDALGRTTTTAYTPALGGPVTKTVVTGPGTTAVPGGLVTTTTFDPAWGVATLISDPNSRKKETQYDPLGRPVAVWTPTWTKAAHPEVPAVRTAYLVRGDKPTVVTSTRIGPTGAEHSWTTIYDGLLRARQVQLPAIGGGRLLTDTRHDSQGRAWKTTQPYYNDKPVDDALWVASDVDVPGHTRSHFDGAGRADASIYFAGAFEKRRTTTAYFGDHVDVTPPAGGTPTSTYTNARGQAVELRQHDGQGGYDSTRYTYDKAGRTATMTDPSGAVWRFGYDFLGRQTTSEDPDSGTITKTYDDAGQILTARDARGEVLAYSYDALGRPTAKFSGSVGGKKLTEWTYDTVTKGKGKPASSTSFVDGRAYTSKVLSYDPAYRPTGTSVIIPAEEGLLAGTYDSYTGYNPDGGLSSQSYPAAGELPAETVSFGYHELGPLATSWGGYEGSTVELVSATDFTRYSEVQRVTLGSGTKRVWLSRYYDDSDRRLTRSVVDAETPSPMLSDLHYGYDPAGSITSIADKFNGDVQCFRMDGLQRLTEAWTPASACDADPSVASLRGPAPYWQSFTYDKAGNRATETQHAAAGDVVRTYTGQVPGHAHALGSVTGPGGVTSYAYDAAGQLASRTSGDVAETFKWNETGKLASVAKGDKATSFVYGPSGDRLIRRDPTGTTLYLGNQELRLSASGGNPTVTRYYGHGGQAIAMRQGRGALTWLASDHQSTARTAVDSGTLAVTNRRQLPFGGPRGEASAFPGERGFVGGTKDASTGLTHLGAREYDPDTGRFISVDPVLDAGDPQQLNGYAYSNNSPITRSDPSGLLSCPDGDCRNGKSGSRAPAKSTPAPPAQAQPVTPWGAPAPARRTTPYKSGVVSRKDQEDVTFWQIPIESYVIDTVCGGSPPKAVAAGNLECMAANAWRENNVTRAIVKEDIRKQRVKEASEKTGIAPPPYTPGGGLLFSCVSGSAGEGIVLGVETCIDSSGDITDGWKIGFGFTTGVAISNSLKYAVDQKSMGEAAGPALFVEGSLLVVDGSVSRSVEDYTWDDRKQWICFGMTEDCPQGADRTWAKMTDKYTFGGGAAALEWNRRNAPQLDMNWKGKKIGWSLTAGFECSWLRSAPDYRCTG
- a CDS encoding YciI family protein, whose product is MEFFCYHRDRPGSMALRKELLEEHWSYMDRYATEMIARGPTLASDGDTPTGSVHILDLPDPAAARAFAFDEPNYQAGVYRDVLLRRWHNTLGRTMWDFPGGRTGGNRYLVLGLGTGRAADLALPPDRNELIAYGPLMSDNDTRWLGTAALVRAPDPDTARAVLTPDRYADIEVHNWQFGGRPS